One window from the genome of Amaranthus tricolor cultivar Red isolate AtriRed21 chromosome 9, ASM2621246v1, whole genome shotgun sequence encodes:
- the LOC130824543 gene encoding calmodulin-lysine N-methyltransferase: MEENKEQNPKPSKLRWKILRQAVLSAPSSNSESQEIINQISRKGKGNQSFDLIPCHLHPISSEDSRRDVCYSYSLPTSIYPNLCLFQRRDNSASINDFEICNKYEIDNTGLVCPWPSEEVLSYYCLSHADMFRSKTVIELGAGYGLAGLVIAAVSEASEVVVSDGNPQVVEYIQRSIIANPGAFGDTMVKSKLLHWNQEEIVTLSHKFDVIVASDCTFFKEFHKGLVRTVKLLLKDSGTSEAIFFSPKRGDSLDKFLVEIEKSGLHYCITEKYDERVWKRHQELMKDHQSWPNYEADHCYPLLLKISR, encoded by the exons ATGGAAGAGAACAAGGAGCAAAATCCCAAGCCTTCCAAATTACGATGGAAAATTCTTCGGCAGGCTGTTCTTTCTGCTCCTAGTTCGAATTCCGAATCACAggaaatcatcaatcaaatatccagaaaaggaaaaggaaatcAGAGCTTTGATTTGATCCCATGTCATCTTCACCCAATTTCTTCAGAGGATTCTAGAAGAGATGTTTGTTATTCTTACTCTTTACCCACTTCAATTTATCCTAATCTCTGTTTATT TCAAAGGAGAGACAACAGTGCTAGTATCAATGATTTTGAAATCTGCAACAAGTACGAGATTGACAACACTGGCCTTGTGT GTCCGTGGCCTTCAGAGGAGGTCCTTTCATATTATTGCTTGTCTCACGCAGACATGTTCAG GTCTAAAACAGTTATTGAGTTAGGTGCAGGATATGGATTAGCAGGCTTAGTTATTGCTGCTGTCTCTGAGGCTTCTGAAGTTGTGGTGTCAGATGGAAATCCACAAGTAGTTGAAT ATATTCAGCGAAGTATCATTGCCAATCCTGGAGCTTTTGGGGATACTATGGTGAAGTCCAAATTATTGCACTGGAATCAAGAAGAGATTGTGACATTATCCCATAAATTTGACGTGATTGTTGCGAGTGATTG TACGTTCTTCAAGGAATTTCATAAAGGCCTAGTTCGAACTGTGAAATTGTTGTTGAAAGATTCAGGCACTTCTGAAGCTATATTTTTCAGCCCCAAAAGGGGGGACTCATTGGACAAATTTCTGGTTGAAATAGAGAAAAGTGGCTTGCATTACTGCATAACAGAAAAATATGACGAGAGAGTTTGGAAGCGTCACCAAGAACTTATGAAGGACCATCAATCCTGGCCAAACTACGAGGCAGACCACTGCTACCCCTTGTTGCTAAAAATTTCACGGTGA
- the LOC130823965 gene encoding uncharacterized protein LOC130823965 isoform X1, translating to MMDTTSNLPLPEAFIKFLEENGLDPSIYTSTDTLPRYIRLKPGCEAEIDEIEAELQCSLNEVSWLPNFYSIPPQIQIASSKAYQHGKVYGIDAASGAAVHALNVVPGDHVLDLCAAPGAKLCMMLDLLGGSGSVTGVDVARHRLAACRTMVQKYALGDHCRLLVTDGTSFSLKPTRVYAGSGTCKFISNECTLEKKTDAFMEWTSRRPWKERKRAAKTRAATLLHISEPELIFYGKHSGVIGCTRDELYHIASDEELSTSGYDKVLVDAECTHDGSIRHVQKFENWGWQTLERRVLDAERTDDLTNLQFRLLSNGFRLLKAGGSLVYSTCSLTVAQNENVVKRFLSGNSSAELQEIESSHTWPCNKGGVPRTLRFDPVTSQTSGLFVAKFTKLAI from the exons ATGATGGATACAACCTCAAATTTACCTCTTCCTGAGGCATTCATAAAATTTCTCGAAGAAAATGGATTAGACCCATCAATTTATACCTCCACCGATACTCTCCCTCGttatattag GTTGAAGCCTGGATGCGAGGCGGAAATTGATGAGATTGAAGCAGAACTTCAGTGCAGTTTGAATGAAGTGAGTTGGTTGCCAAATTTTTATTCAATCCCACCTCAAATTCAGATTGCCAGCTCCAAAGCTTACCAACATGGCAAG GTTTACGGAATTGATGCTGCGTCAGGTGCTGCTGTACATGCTCTAAACGTTGTACCAGGAGACCATGTGCTTGATCTTTGTGCTGCCCCTG GTGCAAAGCTTTGTATGATGTTGGATCTTCTTGGTGGTTCTGGTTCAGTTACTGGTGTTGATGTGGCCAGACATCGTCTAGCTGCTTGCAGAACAATGGTGCAGAAATATGCATTGGGTGATCATTGTCGACTCTTAGTTACTGATGGAACATCATTCTCTTTGAAACCCACCAGAGTTTATGCTGGATCTGGAACATGCAAGTTCATTT CTAATGAATGTACTTTGGAAAAGAAAACTGATGCATTCATGGAGTGGACTTCTAGACGACCTTGGAAGGAAAGAAAACGTGCAGCAAAAACGAGGGCAGCTACCCTATTACATATCTCAGAACCAGAACTGATATTTTATGGGAAGCATTCAGGAGTCATTGGCTGTACGAGAGATGAATTATATCACATTGCTAGTGACGAGGAGTTATCTACTTCTGGTTACGACAAG GTCCTTGTGGATGCAGAATGTACGCATGATGGGTCAATTAGACATGTTCAGAAATTTGAAAACTGGGGATGGCAGACACTTGAACGACGTGTGCTTGATGCAGAGAGAACTGATGACCTGACAAATCTCCAa TTTCGACTTCTGAGTAATGGTTTTCGATTGCTCAAAGCTGGGGGCTCACTTGTCTACAGCACTTGCAG CTTGACTGTGGCCCAAAATGAAAATGTGGTGAAGAGGTTCCTTTCGGGGAATTCATCTGCCG AGCTGCAAGAAATAGAGAGTTCCCACACATGGCCGTGCAACAAAGGTGGGGTTCCAAGGACCTTGAGATTTGACCCCGTAACATCCCAAACTAGCGGGTTATTCGTTGCCAAATTCACAAAATTGGCCATTTAA
- the LOC130823965 gene encoding uncharacterized protein LOC130823965 isoform X2: MMDTTSNLPLPEAFIKFLEENGLDPSIYTSTDTLPRYIRLKPGCEAEIDEIEAELQCSLNEVSWLPNFYSIPPQIQIASSKAYQHGKVYGIDAASGAAVHALNVVPGDHVLDLCAAPGAKLCMMLDLLGGSGSVTGVDVARHRLAACRTMVQKYALGDHCRLLVTDGTSFSLKPTRVYAGSGTSNECTLEKKTDAFMEWTSRRPWKERKRAAKTRAATLLHISEPELIFYGKHSGVIGCTRDELYHIASDEELSTSGYDKVLVDAECTHDGSIRHVQKFENWGWQTLERRVLDAERTDDLTNLQFRLLSNGFRLLKAGGSLVYSTCSLTVAQNENVVKRFLSGNSSAELQEIESSHTWPCNKGGVPRTLRFDPVTSQTSGLFVAKFTKLAI, from the exons ATGATGGATACAACCTCAAATTTACCTCTTCCTGAGGCATTCATAAAATTTCTCGAAGAAAATGGATTAGACCCATCAATTTATACCTCCACCGATACTCTCCCTCGttatattag GTTGAAGCCTGGATGCGAGGCGGAAATTGATGAGATTGAAGCAGAACTTCAGTGCAGTTTGAATGAAGTGAGTTGGTTGCCAAATTTTTATTCAATCCCACCTCAAATTCAGATTGCCAGCTCCAAAGCTTACCAACATGGCAAG GTTTACGGAATTGATGCTGCGTCAGGTGCTGCTGTACATGCTCTAAACGTTGTACCAGGAGACCATGTGCTTGATCTTTGTGCTGCCCCTG GTGCAAAGCTTTGTATGATGTTGGATCTTCTTGGTGGTTCTGGTTCAGTTACTGGTGTTGATGTGGCCAGACATCGTCTAGCTGCTTGCAGAACAATGGTGCAGAAATATGCATTGGGTGATCATTGTCGACTCTTAGTTACTGATGGAACATCATTCTCTTTGAAACCCACCAGAGTTTATGCTGGATCTGGAACAT CTAATGAATGTACTTTGGAAAAGAAAACTGATGCATTCATGGAGTGGACTTCTAGACGACCTTGGAAGGAAAGAAAACGTGCAGCAAAAACGAGGGCAGCTACCCTATTACATATCTCAGAACCAGAACTGATATTTTATGGGAAGCATTCAGGAGTCATTGGCTGTACGAGAGATGAATTATATCACATTGCTAGTGACGAGGAGTTATCTACTTCTGGTTACGACAAG GTCCTTGTGGATGCAGAATGTACGCATGATGGGTCAATTAGACATGTTCAGAAATTTGAAAACTGGGGATGGCAGACACTTGAACGACGTGTGCTTGATGCAGAGAGAACTGATGACCTGACAAATCTCCAa TTTCGACTTCTGAGTAATGGTTTTCGATTGCTCAAAGCTGGGGGCTCACTTGTCTACAGCACTTGCAG CTTGACTGTGGCCCAAAATGAAAATGTGGTGAAGAGGTTCCTTTCGGGGAATTCATCTGCCG AGCTGCAAGAAATAGAGAGTTCCCACACATGGCCGTGCAACAAAGGTGGGGTTCCAAGGACCTTGAGATTTGACCCCGTAACATCCCAAACTAGCGGGTTATTCGTTGCCAAATTCACAAAATTGGCCATTTAA
- the LOC130823832 gene encoding thiosulfate sulfurtransferase 18 encodes MGITSLYFSSFFIFCLLFLPLFCISELPQIVTIDVHAASHLLRSGHSYIDVRTKEEFNKGHVDVDNCFNIPYFFITSQGRVKNPEFLKQVSLVFNKDDHIIVGCQSGVRSIYATTDLLESGFKHVSNMGGGYVSWVENELSIKESKQEL; translated from the exons ATGGGAATAACCTCTTTGTATTTCTcaagtttctttattttctgtcTTCTGTTTCTCCCTTTATTTTGTATATCCGAACTACCTCAAATCGTCACCATTGATGTCCATGCTGCTAGTCATCTTCTCCGCTCCGGCCATAGCTATATCGATGTCAG GACAAAGGAAGAATTTAACAAAGGACATGTTGATGTAGACAATTGTTTCAACATTCCTTATTTCTTCATCACCTCACAAG GGAGGGTGAAAAATCCTGAATTCTTAAAGCAAGTTTCATTAGTTTTCAACAAAGATGATCATATCATAGTG GGATGTCAAAGTGGGGTTAGATCTATCTACGCAACCACTGATCTTCTTGAATCA GGTTTCAAGCATGTAAGCAACATGGGAGGAGGATATGTTTCGTGGGTGGAGAATGAGCTTTCAATCAAGGAATCAAAACAAGAGTTGTAA